The genomic segment CTGCAGTCCCTCAGTCGACCACCGGGCGGCGCTCGGAGACCAGCCGCGTGGCCTGCGGTCCCCGCGAAGACGCACCCGCGGCTTGTCGGGTGCCCGGGCCCGCCCCTCgcagcctccctcccgccctcccttccTGTCCGCGGCGTCCGGGCGGTCGGCCGCCAGCAGCCATGCAGGGCGCGCGGGCCTGGCGGTGCCGCGGCCTCTTGCTGACCCGCTCCGCGCCGGGCCTCGCCGCAAGCCGCAGATACGCGCGGGCAAGGGGGCCGCTGCGCCTGCGGGGCCCCGGGGCCAGTCTTCCCGGCGCTGGTCCCCTGTGCCTGCCcggccacctccccacccccgacCCTGTGCCTACTTCCCCGAGTCCGCTCCCTAGACCTGGCCCAGACAGtaaccccctcctcccttcctcccctccagctGCAGGGCTAGCTTGCCCCAGAGACTCTGTTCTGACACCACCTCCTGGAAGCCCTCCTTGAACCCCAGTGCTGGGCCAAGAGTCCTTGTCCAAAAGCACCTTGGGCTGGCCTGTCACAGTCCTTAATGCTGCAGGGACCTGTCATTTCTGAGACCTGCCTTACAGTGCCACTGTCCCAGGCTGAGCCCCCTGAGATCAGGGCCAGTTTCTGATTCTTTGGGGGTCATGGGGTGTCTGGCACAGGACCTGGCCCCCCAGAAGTGCCCAGTGGGTGGATGTTGAGTGAGGGAGTCCCTGATGCCGAGTTTCTTCTCATTGCCCCTCACCTGGCCCAGTCCCACACCCAGCAGCCGGCAGCCTCCCTGCCCAGATCACACCCAGGCAGGCATGCCAGAGGGATACCTCCAGCCCAGCCACCCTGGGGTGGGGCCCGGTGAGGGGAAGAGAATGGAGCCGGAAGGACCATTCCACTCACTGTGACTCGCCCTGACCTCACAGTCATCACCATTCCCACCGCCAGGTCTGAGAGGTTGGGGGAGACTAACCTGGCAGGGAGCCCCCAATGAGCCACCTTTCCTCACCCCCCGAAAAACACAAGGGGGAGCGCAAAGGCCACCGTCTCCCCCGTGGTTCAGAAAGGTGGGTTGGACTGGGAACAGGGGGCTCCAGGAGGGGTGCCAGAGGGCAGGGTGGGGTCAGGTGGGCCTCTGGGGGTGGTGTAGGGGGAGGTGGTGGAGACTCCTCACCTGACCTGCCTGCCCACGACAGGGGTAGCTCCTCCCAGGACAAGAACCGAAGCGTGACGGTCGGTAGTTTGGTGCCCATGTcggctggagggaaggggagccGGACTAACTGCTCTTGGTCCACACCCCAGAAAGTCCCCAACCGCCTGATCAGTGAGAAGTCGCCGTACCTCCTGCAACATGCCTACAACCCTGTGGACTGGTGAGTCCCTCTCCTGATGCCCTCCCGGGGCAGCTGGACCCTCACCCCTCCTAcccccccactgcccacccctgCCCGGGCTAGTGAGTGATGCCCCACCCTGCCGGGCCTAGGTACCCCTGGGGGCAGGAAGCCTTCGACAAGGCCAGGAAAGAAAACAAGCCAATCTTCCTTTCAGGTACTGCGCCCACCTTCCCTGGGCTGGGTGAGGGGAGTGGTGGTGGATCAGGGAAGGGTCCCCTGGGCCTGGGGGCCTCCCAGGAATCTACAGGCCAGGGCCTCTCTGGCTCAGCCGCGGCCCTTTGGCTGGCCCCCCTCTGACCAGTCACTGGTCCCCCCTGGCCCCGTGACCCCATTCCAGTGGGGTACTCCACCTGCCACTGGTGCCACCTGATGGAGGAGGAGTCCTTCCAGAACGAGGAGATTGGCCGCCTGCTCAGTGAGGACTTCGTCAGTGTGAAGGTTGACCGGGAAGAGCGGCCCGACGTGGACAAAGCGTATATGACCTTTGTGCAGGTGCGTGCTCTTCCCTTGGAGGGGCGGTTGCCCGTGCGCGTGGGGCCGCTCCCCTCACCTTGGCCCTCTCTCCGCCAGGCCACCAGCAGTGGTGGGGGCTGGCCCATGAGTGTGTGGttgactcccagcctccagcccttTGTGGGGGGCACCTATTTTCCCCCTGAGGATGGCTTGACCCGAGTTGGCTTCCGCACAGTGTTGATGAGGATACGGGAGCAGGTGGGTGTGCGCTGGGGAGTGGGGGGCCGGGGGGTCAAGGGTGAGGGAACAAGGGCCCCCACCCGGTGCTGACCTCCAGGTCTGCCCCTGCCTCCCATAGTGGAAACAGAACAAGAGTCCCCTGCTGAAAACCAGCCAGCGTGTCACCACAGCTCTGCTGGCCCGGTCAGAGATCAGCATGGGTGACCGCCAGCTGCCACCCTCCGCTGCCACCACGAACAGCCGCTGCTTCCAGCAACTGGATGAGAGCTACGACGAGGAGTATGGCGGCTTCGCCGAGGCCCCCAAGTTCCCCACGCCAGGTCAGTGTCCCCCGCCCCGTGACCGCTCCAGCCCCGGCCTGGCCTTCTGAAGCCTACCCTAGTAAGTGACCTCCTGACTCTCGTCTTGCTTAGCAACCTCCCACTCTCCTGTCTGGCCAGTGACCTCCTGAGCCCAGCCTGTCTGTCAGTAGCTATCTAGTGAAGCCCTGACTTGTGGTCTTAGCAGGGACCTTCTAATACTGACCTAGATAACGATCACCTGTCCTGTGGGTTGACCTCCTGACCCTCAGCCTGTCCAGAGAGACTGCCTGTTGCGTGAACCCCTAAGCCTAGCCTGGCCAAAGTCCTGATCACCCAGAGCTCGGCCCCTTTGTCCTCCCCGGTCTCTCACCGCTTGCTCTCGGTGTCTGCAGTGATCCTGAGCTTCCTGTTCTCCTACTGGCTCAGCCATCGGCTAACTCAGGATGGCGCTCGGGCCCAGCAGATGGCCTTGCACACCCTGAAGATGATGGCCAACGGGGGCATCCGAGACCATGTGGGGCAGGTGAGGGGGGGCTGGGCATTCCCTGGAGGGGGCAGCGGGCGGCAGCGGGGTGGGGACAGCAGCTGGGACCGGCCTCCAGCCCCACGTTCCTCCTGGCACAGGGCTTCCACCGCTACTCCACCGACCGCCAGTGGCACGTCCCCCACTTTGAGAAGATGCTGTACGATCAGGCACAGCTCACGGTGGCCTATTCACAGGCCTTCCAGGTGACCCCTGATCCCAGCCCAGAGCAGAGACCCAGCCTGTCCTCCTAACGCCTGGCTGCCCCTttgcagggctttcctggtgactTGAGGCTCTCCCTTAACCTCACCCCTAATTCCCTCTCATATGCCCACTAcccagcttccctccctcccttcctgggagAACGCTGACTGCCCCTTGTACCTAGTTCCCTCTGCTTacagcctccttccttcccatcagATCTCTGGCGATGAGTTCTACTCTGAAGTTGCCAAAGGCATCCTGCAGTACGTGGCTCGGAACCTGAGTCACCGGGTGTGTGTCCGCTAAGGCAGGCGGGTCTGGCTGCGGGAGGGCTCGGGGCCTCCACTGGCTGCCCTGAAGGCTGGGGCCAACCaagtctcccctccccacagtctGGAGGCTTCTACAGTGCAGAGGACGGGGACTCGCCCCCGGAGCGGGGCATGAGGCCCAAAGAGGGTGCCTTCTACGTGTGGACAGCCAAAGAGGTCCAGCATCTCCTCCCTGAGCCCGTGCTGGGCACCACCGAGCCTCTGACCTCGGGCCAGCTCCTCATGAAGCACTATGGGCTCACGGAGGCCGGCAACGTCAGCCCCGGTCAGGTGAGGACAGCTGGGTCACGGGAGGGGTCCTGGAGCCAGATAGGCAAGTGGACTCCTTCGGACAAGGGCTGTTTTCCTCAGGACCCAAAGGGGGAGCTGCAGGGCCAGAGCGTGCTGACCGTCCGGTATTCACTGGAGCTGACTGCTGCCCGCTTTGGCCTGGAAGTGGAGGCCGTACGGACCTTACTCAGCTCAGGCCTCGAGAAGCTTTTCCAGGCCCGGAAACATCGGCCAAAGCCGCACCTGGACAGCAAGATGTTGGCGGCCTGGAACGGTGGGGTGGCTGTCTGAGGCCTGATCCGTTTATAGAATTGTCCTTCATAAGGGCCCTTATGTATGACAGGCACCTGCTAAACAGTAATTCTTCCTTTATCAGGTTCATTGTCCTTAATTTACAAATGAGCAAACTGAGAGTTACGGTAATCAAGAGTTACGGTAATCCACCCGAGGTCCCACACAGGGACaggagcccagctctgcctggcGCTGGAGCTCAGACTCTTACCCGCTTACCCTATTGCTCCAGGGAGGTGTCAGAGCTTGGGGGGTTGGGATGGACATACTGGGAGGGCCCCAGCCGGCATCACAACCACTCGTGTCTCCTACCTCCAGGATTGATGGTGTCTGGCTTTGCCGTGACCGGGGCTGTCCTGGGCCAGGAGAGGCTGATCAACTACGCCATCAGTGGTGCCAAGTTCCTGAAGCGGCACATGTTTGACGTGGCCAGTGGCCGCCTAATGCGGACCTGCTATGCAGGCTCTGGGGGGACCGTGGAGCACAGGTGGGGGGCCGGACAGTCCAGGAAGGCTTGCCTCCTTGGGCATCCCatgctcttctctcttcccctcttctcttctccgGGTGGGCActagtcctggctctgctttCTGCCCACTATGAGCTCTTAATCTCCCTGGGACCATTtgctcatctgggaaatgggctAAAGGGGCCTACCCAAGAGCTAGATTTTGAGGGTTAAACAAAAGCACGTGATAAGGGCCTCCTCTGTGAAAGCTCCTCTCTCCCTGTCCTGTCTCCTCCCCAATGCCTGTCCCCCCAGCAACCCGCCCTgctggggcttcctggaggactACGCCTTCGTGGTGCGGGGCCTGCTGGACTTGTACGAGGCTTCACAGGAGAGCGCGTGGCTCGAGTGGGCTCTGCGGCTGCAGGACACGCAGGACAGGCTCTTCTGGGACTCCCAGGGTGGCGGCTACTTCTGCAGTGAGGCTGAGCTGGGGGCTGGCCTGCCCCTGCGTCTGAAGGACggtcagtgaggatgtggagctgGCCCGGGGTCCTGGACCCAACCGGGGCTTGGTTTTTCCTGGGGGAGGCATAAGTGCAGTGTGGTGGTGGAGGGCCGGCATGGGCAGGGGCCAGGCCCTCCTGGGCTCACAGCTTTACCACTCATTAACCGAGTGACATTGGGCTGGTCTCGTTGCATTTCAGAgcctcagattcttttttttttttttaacgaatcaattaattaattaatttttggttgcgttgggtcttcgttgctgcgtgcgggctttctctagttggggcgagcaggggctactctttgttgtggcgcgtgggcttctcactgcggtggcttctcttgctgcggagcacgggctctaggcacatgagcttcagtagctgtggctcgcaggctctagagcgcaggctcagtagttgtggtgcacgggcttagttgctccgcggcatgtgggatcttcccggaccagggctcaaccctgtgtctcctgcgttggcaggcggatgctttaaccactgcgccaccagggaagtcccctcagatTCTTAATATGCAAAATGGAGCTACGTTGGCATTCCCTTACATGGTTGACATGAAGATTGATGTAGCTATTCTGTGAGCATGCTTAGTGGCAGTGTGGCATGCCTAGATAGATTGAACAAGGCCAGCTTCATCCCTGCCCTCACAAAGCTTACTGTTCAGTAAGGGAGACAACTAACAGATGGTAACGTTTAaagcaaaaacacacacacaaatacatagtTAAAACTGTGAGTGCCTTGGAGAAGTAGGAGCTGCCCATCAGGTACCTTGTTCCTGTCTTTTCTCAGTGGCATTTAGCATCACCTGATGCCTCTGGTCTGTTAATGGTCTCTCCCCCCACTCAAATGTAAGTGTCTTGGAGGCAGGATGTTGTCACTGCTTTATCCCCAGGATCTAGCGCAGGCCTGGTACAtaattaggtgctcaataaacgttagctGAATGAAAGGGCCCTGAGAACAACGGTGGGGCCCAGCTGAGCCGGGGAGTCATTTAACCAAGGGCTGGAGGGCAAGATGGGGCCGTGTGAtcctggaggagcaggagagggatttcaggtggagggaacagcctGTGAGAGGCTCTGAGTGGGCAGCCTGTGCCCTGGAGGACAGGGCGGGCAGAGGTCAGCGTGTGAGGGGAGGATGCCCAGGTGGGGCTGGATCCCTGCAGGGTCTTGTAGGTGTGGCAAGGAGTGGAAGGCTCTGGTGAGTTTTGAGTGGGTTGTGATTTGCTCTAGTTTGGGTTTAAGACTATTACTCGGACCGACGGTGGAGAAGGGAATGGGGGCAGGGGAAACAGGGCGGCCAGGTATGAAGCCGTTAGTGGCGTTGGTCCAGGCAAGCATCAGCAAAGGCCCAGACGAGGTAGAAGTACGAGATGGGAGAAATGGTCAGGTTGGATCTATTCTGGTCACAGACCCTGCAGGTTCACGATGGATTAAaagtgggaggtgagggagacGGAGGGAGGGGTAGCGATGGAGGTGTCAGCAGGGAGATCGGGGAGCCTGGGAGCCAACAGCTCAGCCTGGAGCAGGTGGAGTTGAGGATGCGTGTGAGCGCGCAAAGGGTCAGTAACTGCTGGGGTCAGCATTACACTCTCAGACCTGGGGCGTGAGCTGGCAGGCAGGGACTCCTCTACCCCATCCCTCCAGCTGCCCTGGCCACAGTCCTGGAGCAGGGTCCTGGGACCCGATGACCCTCCCTCTCAGCGCTTGCCCCCCATGCACCCTGCAGACCAGGATGGTGCGGAGCCCAGCGCCAACTCCGTGTCGGCCCATAACCTGCTTCGGCTGCACGGCTTCACGGGCCACAAGGACTGGATGCACAAGTGTGTGTGCCTATTGGCCGCCTTCTCTGAGCGCATGCGCCGTGTCCCCGTGGCGTTGCCTGAGATGGTCCGCGCCCTCTCAGCCCATCAGCAGACCCTCAAGCAGGTGGGGCACTTGGGCCGGGaccctgggtgggaggggagctggggctgCAATAGAGACATGGAGTGGAGTCCTAGGGGCTGTCCCCAGAGCTCAGGTCCATGAATGTGTGgccctgtgtgagtgtgtgtataggTGTCTCCGAGGGAATGTCTGTAAGGCTGCTCAGTGCAGATGGGGgagtctgtgtgagtgtgtgtctgaaGCAGGCCTCCGGCACGGACAGGTGCCTGTGTGAGGGCCTGTGGCTGGGGCTGTCAGAGGAAGGGGTTAACTGTGGGTCCCTGTGGCTGCTGACGTGTTTCTCTGAGGCTTCTGTGTGCCTCTGTGATTCTCTGTGTGTCGGTGTATTTGGGTCAGCGGTACAGTGCGTGCAGACGTATGCTTGTCTGTGTGTAAGTCTCTATGTGTGTTACTGCTGTGCGTGTGCCTCTGGTGTGTATGACTCTGGAGTGGAGGTCTGTGACTGTGTGCCTGGCTTTCTGAGTGTGCGCtggtgtgagtgagtgtgtgtgcccCGTGTTCAGGCTAGCCTGCTTATATTTGCATGTTTGTCTATATATCTCtgcctcgtgtgtgtgtgtgtgtgtgtgtgtgtgtgtgcgtgcgtgcgtgttcTCACCTGCTGAGCAGTGAATCCGATGCGGCCTCCTGGCAGCTGGTCTGGGGGGTGCTGAGCTGAGTCCCCATTTCTTCTTAGGCATATAGGGTGGCTGGCAGGAGGATGGGGAAGCCCCGGCAGGTCTGGGTCCAGCCCCTCTGCACCTGTCACTGGAGTTACCTTTCTGTTCTGGCCAGATCGTGATCTGTGGAGACCCCCAGGCCAAGGACACCAAGGCTCTGTTGCAGTGTGTCCACTCCATCTACATCCCTAACAAGGTTTGGTCTGTGAGCCTGGCCccaccctcttcctcccctgccagggccccctcccctcctcagctCCCCAGTATCTCCGGCTCCTTTGAAGGCCTGGGGAGAAGACACCCACTA from the Delphinus delphis chromosome 19, mDelDel1.2, whole genome shotgun sequence genome contains:
- the SPATA20 gene encoding spermatogenesis-associated protein 20 isoform X2; protein product: MQGARAWRCRGLLLTRSAPGLAASRRYAGSSSQDKNRSVTVGSLVPMSAGGKGSRTNCSWSTPQKVPNRLISEKSPYLLQHAYNPVDWYPWGQEAFDKARKENKPIFLSVGYSTCHWCHLMEEESFQNEEIGRLLSEDFVSVKVDREERPDVDKAYMTFVQATSSGGGWPMSVWLTPSLQPFVGGTYFPPEDGLTRVGFRTVLMRIREQWKQNKSPLLKTSQRVTTALLARSEISMGDRQLPPSAATTNSRCFQQLDESYDEEYGGFAEAPKFPTPVILSFLFSYWLSHRLTQDGARAQQMALHTLKMMANGGIRDHVGQGFHRYSTDRQWHVPHFEKMLYDQAQLTVAYSQAFQISGDEFYSEVAKGILQYVARNLSHRSGGFYSAEDGDSPPERGMRPKEGAFYVWTAKEVQHLLPEPVLGTTEPLTSGQLLMKHYGLTEAGNVSPGQDPKGELQGQSVLTVRYSLELTAARFGLEVEAVRTLLSSGLEKLFQARKHRPKPHLDSKMLAAWNGLMVSGFAVTGAVLGQERLINYAISGAKFLKRHMFDVASGRLMRTCYAGSGGTVEHSNPPCWGFLEDYAFVVRGLLDLYEASQESAWLEWALRLQDTQDRLFWDSQGGGYFCSEAELGAGLPLRLKDDQDGAEPSANSVSAHNLLRLHGFTGHKDWMHKCVCLLAAFSERMRRVPVALPEMVRALSAHQQTLKQIVICGDPQAKDTKALLQCVHSIYIPNKVLILADGDPSSFLCRQLPFLSTLRRLEDQATAYVCENQACSIPITEPCELRKLLHQ
- the SPATA20 gene encoding spermatogenesis-associated protein 20 isoform X1 → MQGARAWRCRGLLLTRSAPGLAASRRYAGVWHRTWPPRSAQGSSSQDKNRSVTVGSLVPMSAGGKGSRTNCSWSTPQKVPNRLISEKSPYLLQHAYNPVDWYPWGQEAFDKARKENKPIFLSVGYSTCHWCHLMEEESFQNEEIGRLLSEDFVSVKVDREERPDVDKAYMTFVQATSSGGGWPMSVWLTPSLQPFVGGTYFPPEDGLTRVGFRTVLMRIREQWKQNKSPLLKTSQRVTTALLARSEISMGDRQLPPSAATTNSRCFQQLDESYDEEYGGFAEAPKFPTPVILSFLFSYWLSHRLTQDGARAQQMALHTLKMMANGGIRDHVGQGFHRYSTDRQWHVPHFEKMLYDQAQLTVAYSQAFQISGDEFYSEVAKGILQYVARNLSHRSGGFYSAEDGDSPPERGMRPKEGAFYVWTAKEVQHLLPEPVLGTTEPLTSGQLLMKHYGLTEAGNVSPGQDPKGELQGQSVLTVRYSLELTAARFGLEVEAVRTLLSSGLEKLFQARKHRPKPHLDSKMLAAWNGLMVSGFAVTGAVLGQERLINYAISGAKFLKRHMFDVASGRLMRTCYAGSGGTVEHSNPPCWGFLEDYAFVVRGLLDLYEASQESAWLEWALRLQDTQDRLFWDSQGGGYFCSEAELGAGLPLRLKDDQDGAEPSANSVSAHNLLRLHGFTGHKDWMHKCVCLLAAFSERMRRVPVALPEMVRALSAHQQTLKQIVICGDPQAKDTKALLQCVHSIYIPNKVLILADGDPSSFLCRQLPFLSTLRRLEDQATAYVCENQACSIPITEPCELRKLLHQ